The following coding sequences are from one Shewanella eurypsychrophilus window:
- the mnmC gene encoding FAD-dependent 5-carboxymethylaminomethyl-2-thiouridine(34) oxidoreductase MnmC, giving the protein MPKVRHRVNSLTEEREQKTVNSRKTSHFDSFIAQIVKNHPTKKNFSIGMIGLADVEKLISIILLQQNSMLDTRLYVKVFEADFSVIEQTNLDLKARLNNLCDKSTGSNLESDLERLAALKQLSATELISIPGCQRLILNRGQCVIDLYVGDIQTNLSHTLAPKLKDAFIDAWLHLSDSLDESLLWQMAKFSSRLAPLFSSNMNAKQIRLAQLTGFTLSEPHCSTLSSSDEVGNEIAEQERRALRQAQADTFLHYPQFPAKGGEIAVIGGGIASTHLALSLAERHKTVRLFCQDNGFSQQASGNKQGAIYPLLTPDNGTLSQYYQQGLLFSRRRLIALVDEGYNIANQLCGVLHTGHDERSRGRLDRIISAQAWPKDIAHSVNANQASQLAGIEIDKDGVFYPLGGWISPPEFTQAAFDKAAQISDVSALFNCNIVRIEQRENAWYLYQSPSEEGGNEIEHGPFATLVLANGHGLTQFEQTKLLPATGFRGQVSHIPARNELAKLNTVLCSHGYLTPSNNQLHCTGASYVKDPKHLDYCPNEQLDNLKKMQHSYEGKSWVDDIDISGHSARVGVRMVTRDHAPMMGCAPDLDVILEQYQQHQHTKESITFWKGNPAPVHEGLFILGGLGSRGITSGPLAAEALAAQLCGEVLPLDMTTLAMLNPNRMLMRKLIKGKAL; this is encoded by the coding sequence ATGCCTAAAGTAAGACACAGAGTAAATTCATTGACTGAAGAACGTGAACAAAAAACAGTAAATAGTCGTAAAACTAGTCATTTTGACTCTTTTATAGCGCAGATCGTCAAAAATCATCCTACGAAAAAAAACTTCTCCATAGGTATGATTGGACTAGCTGATGTTGAAAAGTTGATTTCTATCATCCTTTTGCAACAAAACTCCATGCTAGATACCCGACTTTATGTGAAAGTTTTTGAAGCTGATTTTTCAGTCATTGAACAAACTAATCTCGACCTCAAGGCTAGACTAAACAACTTATGTGACAAATCTACGGGTTCCAATTTAGAATCTGATTTAGAAAGGCTGGCAGCACTCAAGCAACTTTCCGCTACTGAGCTTATTAGCATTCCAGGCTGCCAAAGACTGATTTTAAATCGAGGCCAGTGTGTCATCGATCTGTATGTTGGTGATATACAGACAAATTTAAGCCATACGTTAGCACCTAAGTTGAAAGATGCTTTCATCGATGCCTGGCTACACTTATCAGACTCACTCGATGAGTCACTCTTATGGCAAATGGCCAAGTTTAGCAGTCGATTAGCCCCCCTATTTAGCTCAAACATGAATGCCAAGCAGATTAGGCTGGCCCAACTCACAGGCTTTACATTGTCAGAACCTCATTGCTCTACCCTCTCCTCTTCAGATGAAGTGGGTAATGAGATAGCAGAACAAGAGCGCCGAGCCTTAAGGCAAGCCCAAGCCGATACATTTCTACATTATCCTCAATTCCCGGCAAAAGGTGGTGAAATTGCCGTTATAGGTGGCGGAATAGCCAGTACTCATCTAGCACTGTCTCTGGCTGAGCGACACAAAACGGTGCGACTTTTTTGTCAAGACAATGGCTTTTCTCAACAAGCTTCTGGCAATAAGCAAGGCGCTATTTATCCTCTACTCACCCCAGACAATGGCACACTTAGCCAGTATTATCAGCAGGGGCTACTGTTTAGTCGTAGACGATTAATCGCTCTGGTTGATGAAGGCTATAACATAGCTAACCAGTTGTGCGGTGTGCTGCATACAGGTCACGATGAACGCAGCCGTGGCAGGCTCGATAGAATAATCTCGGCTCAAGCTTGGCCAAAAGACATTGCCCATAGTGTCAATGCAAATCAAGCGTCCCAGCTGGCAGGCATAGAAATAGACAAAGATGGTGTATTTTACCCTTTAGGTGGCTGGATCAGTCCGCCAGAATTTACTCAGGCCGCCTTCGATAAAGCGGCACAAATCTCCGATGTTAGTGCGCTATTTAATTGTAATATTGTTCGAATTGAACAAAGAGAAAACGCTTGGTATCTTTACCAGTCTCCATCTGAAGAGGGAGGAAATGAAATAGAGCATGGTCCTTTTGCTACCTTAGTATTGGCCAATGGCCATGGGTTGACGCAGTTTGAACAAACTAAACTGCTACCCGCAACTGGGTTCAGAGGCCAAGTCAGCCATATTCCAGCTCGTAATGAGCTCGCAAAGCTCAACACGGTGCTTTGCTCACATGGTTATCTGACACCAAGCAATAATCAGCTTCATTGTACCGGTGCCAGTTATGTCAAAGACCCTAAACATTTAGATTATTGCCCTAACGAGCAGCTGGATAATCTTAAAAAGATGCAGCACAGCTATGAAGGCAAGTCTTGGGTCGATGATATCGACATCAGTGGCCACAGTGCCAGAGTCGGCGTACGTATGGTCACCCGCGATCATGCACCTATGATGGGCTGCGCGCCAGATCTCGATGTGATACTTGAGCAATACCAACAACATCAGCACACTAAGGAAAGTATAACGTTTTGGAAGGGTAACCCGGCTCCCGTCCATGAAGGTTTATTTATTTTGGGGGGCCTAGGCTCCAGAGGGATAACCTCAGGGCCTCTTGCCGCTGAAGCCCTTGCCGCTCAACTTTGTGGAGAAGTGCTGCCACTGGATATGACCACCCTAGCCATGCTTAACCCGAATCGGATGTTGATGCGTAAACTAATAAAAGGCAAAGCACTTTAG
- the fabB gene encoding beta-ketoacyl-ACP synthase I — translation MKRVVITGLGVVSSIGNNKQEVTESLKAGRSGITHSAQFEEMKLRSRVWGDIKLDPKDHIDRKALRFMGNAAAYAYIAMAEAIEDAGLTEEQYSDPRVGIIAGCGGASSANQVRAADILREKGVKRVGPYIVPRIMSSTASACLATPFKIKGMNYSISSACATSAHCIGHAVELIQMGKQDMVFAGGSEEVDWTLTMGFDAMGALSTKYNDTPEKASRTYDADRDGFVISGGGGMVVVEELEHALARGAKIYAEVVGYGASSDGYDMVAPSGEGAVRCMQMALADVKTPVDYINTHGTSTPVGDTRELEALRETFGDNLPAIASTKSLTGHALGAAGAHEAIYSIIMMENSFIAPSINIDNLDEKAEGMPVVTEYREVELNTVMSNSFGFGGTNATLVMTKYK, via the coding sequence ATGAAAAGAGTCGTGATCACCGGACTTGGCGTAGTTTCAAGTATTGGTAACAACAAGCAAGAAGTCACCGAGTCACTAAAAGCCGGCCGCAGTGGTATTACTCACTCAGCTCAGTTTGAAGAGATGAAACTTCGCAGCCGTGTTTGGGGCGATATCAAGTTAGATCCTAAAGATCATATTGACCGTAAAGCACTGCGCTTTATGGGCAATGCTGCAGCTTATGCGTATATCGCGATGGCAGAGGCTATTGAAGATGCAGGCTTAACCGAAGAGCAGTATTCTGATCCTCGTGTGGGTATTATTGCTGGTTGTGGTGGTGCGTCTTCTGCTAACCAGGTTAGGGCTGCCGATATTCTTCGTGAGAAAGGTGTGAAGCGTGTTGGTCCGTATATCGTGCCACGTATCATGTCCAGTACCGCGAGTGCATGTTTAGCCACGCCATTTAAAATTAAAGGCATGAACTACTCAATAAGCTCTGCTTGTGCAACCAGTGCTCACTGTATCGGTCACGCCGTTGAACTTATCCAAATGGGTAAGCAAGATATGGTGTTTGCGGGTGGTTCTGAAGAAGTTGATTGGACCCTGACTATGGGCTTTGATGCTATGGGCGCACTGTCAACTAAGTACAATGACACACCAGAGAAAGCCTCTCGTACCTATGATGCAGACCGTGATGGTTTTGTTATCTCAGGTGGCGGCGGAATGGTCGTAGTTGAAGAGCTTGAGCATGCATTAGCACGTGGCGCAAAAATTTACGCTGAAGTTGTAGGTTATGGCGCATCATCAGATGGCTATGACATGGTTGCACCATCAGGTGAAGGCGCGGTTCGCTGTATGCAAATGGCCCTTGCTGATGTTAAGACGCCAGTTGATTACATCAACACCCACGGTACATCGACACCAGTGGGTGATACCCGTGAACTTGAAGCATTACGTGAAACTTTCGGTGACAACCTGCCGGCTATCGCTTCAACTAAGTCTTTGACTGGCCACGCACTCGGTGCTGCTGGTGCTCACGAAGCTATCTACAGCATCATCATGATGGAAAATAGCTTTATCGCTCCAAGTATCAATATTGATAACTTAGATGAGAAAGCGGAAGGTATGCCAGTAGTGACTGAATACCGTGAGGTTGAACTCAACACAGTGATGAGTAACAGTTTCGGCTTCGGTGGCACCAATGCCACTTTGGTGATGACCAAGTACAAGTAA
- a CDS encoding MerR family transcriptional regulator, which produces MNAEEYSVGQLAKEANCKVETVHYYEKIGLMPKPPRTSGGHRVYALPHVKRLNFIRRSRDLGFKIEQVKDLLKFIDEPNHYCGEVRALAMQQAKLVQEKINDLQRLQSALDEMINQCKTSHDSINDCPIVDALFTKK; this is translated from the coding sequence ATGAATGCTGAAGAATATTCAGTTGGACAGCTGGCCAAAGAAGCCAACTGCAAAGTTGAAACGGTTCATTACTATGAGAAAATAGGTCTGATGCCGAAGCCGCCAAGAACCAGTGGCGGGCACAGGGTGTATGCGTTACCCCATGTTAAGCGGTTGAATTTTATCAGGCGTAGCCGTGATCTGGGTTTTAAAATTGAACAGGTCAAAGATCTGCTTAAATTTATTGATGAACCCAACCACTACTGCGGTGAAGTGCGGGCATTAGCCATGCAACAGGCCAAGTTGGTGCAGGAAAAAATTAATGACTTACAACGTCTTCAATCGGCACTGGATGAGATGATCAACCAATGTAAGACGAGTCATGACTCAATAAACGACTGCCCTATCGTTGATGCACTCTTTACCAAAAAATAG
- a CDS encoding GDCCVxC domain-containing (seleno)protein — MSNIITGSELRCPECGYKELIEMPMDYCQWFHECIACKRLLKPLQGDCCVFCSYGSVPCPPIQESGSLSACMGGECQK; from the coding sequence ATGTCGAATATTATTACAGGTTCAGAACTCAGATGTCCTGAGTGTGGGTACAAGGAGCTGATTGAAATGCCGATGGATTATTGTCAATGGTTTCATGAGTGTATTGCTTGTAAGCGGTTACTGAAGCCTCTGCAAGGGGATTGCTGTGTGTTTTGTTCTTATGGCTCAGTACCATGTCCACCAATCCAGGAGTCTGGTTCCTTGTCTGCTTGTATGGGGGGAGAATGCCAGAAATGA
- a CDS encoding heavy-metal-associated domain-containing protein yields the protein MKQILLLALVVILSLAFPIHAKTIEVDVHGMTCALCVDTLNRKFNKMQGVLGVKVSMKVKKVQLEVDSSAPSLEVIKQTILDAGFTPTKITVLTDEVSKIQG from the coding sequence ATGAAACAGATTCTATTATTAGCATTGGTTGTTATTTTATCTTTGGCATTCCCTATTCATGCCAAGACAATTGAAGTCGATGTACACGGCATGACTTGTGCCTTATGTGTCGATACGTTAAATCGAAAATTTAACAAGATGCAAGGTGTGCTAGGAGTGAAGGTGAGTATGAAGGTTAAGAAAGTGCAACTAGAAGTCGACTCAAGTGCGCCGAGCCTAGAGGTGATTAAGCAGACAATTTTAGATGCTGGCTTTACGCCAACAAAAATCACAGTGCTTACCGATGAAGTATCTAAAATACAGGGTTAA